The nucleotide sequence GAGATTCAATCCGCTGATGCGAATGCCGACATTTATTACACCACAGATGGAACAGTGCCAACAGTTGCTTCTACACTGTATACAGGCCCGATCAATCTGACTCAAACCGCCGTAGTAAAGGCGAGAGCTTTTAATGCCGGAGCCAATGCCCCCGCAAGTTTTGTGGAGACCAATACATATTTTTTAGATCAGACGCATGGTATTTACATAGTGTCAGTGAGTGGAGATCAACTGCCTACTCTTTTAGGAGGAAGTCAGATAGAGCCAATTGGTCATTTTGAACTTTTTTCGGCTTCGGGAGACTTACTGGCTGAATGTAACGGAGATTACAACGAGCACGGAAATGATTCTTGGGCTTATCCCCAAAGAGGAATTGACTACATTACACAAGATGAGTTTGGTTATGGAAATGAAGTAAACCATCAAATATTCGGAGGAAAGGATCGCGATGGATTCCAGCGATTGATTCTCAAAGCAGCGGCCAGTGATAATTATCCATTTGAGAATGGAGGTGCGCACATTAGAGATGCCTACGTTCAATCGCTTTCTCAACTTGCAGATCTGCGCGTCGATGAGCGCACTTATGCTCCATGTGTTTTGTACATGAATGGAGAGTACTGGGGTGTTTATGAGATACGTGAGAAAGTAGATGATCTGGACTTTACAGATTACTACTATGACCAAGGATCGGGTCAAGTGGATTTCTTAAAAACTTGGGGTGGAACTTGGGAAGAATATGGTTCGGGGGACGATTGGTATGATTTGCGCGACTACATTTTAGGAAATGATATGAGCGACCCGGCAAATTACGATTACGTGAACGATCTATACAATACAGGAAGTTTGATCGATTACTTTCTTCTCAATTCATACATAGTAAGTTCTGACTGGTTGAACTGGAACACGGGCTGGTGGAGAGGCCGTAATCCAGATGGAGACAAAAAGAAGTGGCGCTATATTCTTTGGGACATGGATGCTACTTTTGGTCACTATGCCAATTTTACGGGAATTCCAGATCAAAGTCCTGAAGCCGGACTTTGTGATCCTGAGCAGCTCAATGATCCCGGAGGTCAGGGACATGTGCCGGTTTGGAATGCACTACTTCAAAATGAAGAGTTCTTTGCTGATTATATCAATCGCTACTCTGATTTAGCTTCGTCCTATTTTTCGTGCGAATTCATGTTGAATCACCTCGATAGCCTTATCCTACTCATTGAACCGGAAATGCAGGATCATGTGGACCGTTGGGGTGGAAGCATGGCTGAGTGGCAATCAAACGTTCAAGAAGTCAGAGATTTTATTGAAGAGAGATGCGAGGTCATCAATAATGGAATAATCGACTGTTATCCGCAGTTGGATGGCCCATACACGGTGGTTTTTTATGCTGATCCACCAAATGGTGGTCGAATTGATCTACCCTCGATAGAAATTGATACATACCCGTATAGCGCAGAATATTTCGGAGGGATACAAGTAGATCTTGATGCTGATGAAAATGATGGCTTCATTTTTAGTCATTGGACTGCAAACAATACTGTTATAGCACCGGATGAATTCAGCGAAGAGATTTTTGTCAGTTTCACGGCTGATGATACGCTTATCGCGCACTTCGTTCCGGATATTTCGTACAGCCTCACTCTAGATGTGGAGCCTGCAAACTCAGGTTCGATAACAATAGCCGGAACTACTTACAACTCCTTCCCTGTAACCATCGATTTGGCCGAATCTGTTGATTATTCAGCTAAAGCACAACCTATCACAGGATATGGGTTTAGCGATTGGCAAAGCGGACTTGCACTTAGTCCGAATGCGGTAGCTGATAGTGTCACGTTCAGCATGACGGAGAATCAAACATTAACGGCGCGATTCTTTGAAATCATCAATGAGGTAACTTTTGATGTGGCGCCTGAAGGTGTTGGAGAAATTATTTTGGGAGACACGGCTATTCAAGACTATCCCACAACGATTGAACTTCCGGAAGTAGCAATACTCGAACTGAAAGCCAAGCCAACTGAACCTTTCTATGCCTTTTCACATTGGTCTTTCTTAAATGCAAACCCAAACCCTGACGAGGAGACTGCAGACATTTCCGTTCAATTTGAGGATCCCGATGTAGTAGTTGCAAACTTCATTGAATTGCCTAATTATCCGATCAGAATAGAGACCGAACCTGAGGGTGCCGGGTGGGTTAGACTTCCTGATACTCTGTTAAAGACCTTGCCATATGAGACTATAATGCTCGGTGACGAGAATATCGCAATAGAGGCAATCGAAAGAGACAAATATAAATTCTCGCATTGGGAAGTTAAAGTAGGAG is from Cryomorphaceae bacterium 1068 and encodes:
- a CDS encoding CotH kinase family protein; this encodes MKLKAVLFFLFVPCSIFLNAQVVVNELSAANFGGFADNYGDFEDWIELYNSGGADVDLSGYWLSDDELEPMKWEIPAGTTITAGGYLLIYASDRDESVGGNLHTSFKITQANQEGAVLSDPSGTILDSYLLTIANQQNHSRGRITDGSNDWGVFTTPSPGAANGGALGEYVPLEIVTAPGYYSGSVSVEIQSADANADIYYTTDGTVPTVASTLYTGPINLTQTAVVKARAFNAGANAPASFVETNTYFLDQTHGIYIVSVSGDQLPTLLGGSQIEPIGHFELFSASGDLLAECNGDYNEHGNDSWAYPQRGIDYITQDEFGYGNEVNHQIFGGKDRDGFQRLILKAAASDNYPFENGGAHIRDAYVQSLSQLADLRVDERTYAPCVLYMNGEYWGVYEIREKVDDLDFTDYYYDQGSGQVDFLKTWGGTWEEYGSGDDWYDLRDYILGNDMSDPANYDYVNDLYNTGSLIDYFLLNSYIVSSDWLNWNTGWWRGRNPDGDKKKWRYILWDMDATFGHYANFTGIPDQSPEAGLCDPEQLNDPGGQGHVPVWNALLQNEEFFADYINRYSDLASSYFSCEFMLNHLDSLILLIEPEMQDHVDRWGGSMAEWQSNVQEVRDFIEERCEVINNGIIDCYPQLDGPYTVVFYADPPNGGRIDLPSIEIDTYPYSAEYFGGIQVDLDADENDGFIFSHWTANNTVIAPDEFSEEIFVSFTADDTLIAHFVPDISYSLTLDVEPANSGSITIAGTTYNSFPVTIDLAESVDYSAKAQPITGYGFSDWQSGLALSPNAVADSVTFSMTENQTLTARFFEIINEVTFDVAPEGVGEIILGDTAIQDYPTTIELPEVAILELKAKPTEPFYAFSHWSFLNANPNPDEETADISVQFEDPDVVVANFIELPNYPIRIETEPEGAGWVRLPDTLLKTLPYETIMLGDENIAIEAIERDKYKFSHWEVKVGAAAQNENLPLLNYPFFAPTHLIAHFDERLNAVFIPSSFTPNGDGLNDILKVYGIEVSDENFRLSIMNRWGQEIWSTSDINEGWNGGGEEGSNYFAPPGFYSYFLRYRNDITGDVVRTSGTVFLIR